In one window of Paraburkholderia phymatum STM815 DNA:
- the kdpE gene encoding two-component system response regulator KdpE: MSDLSITVVLIEDEQQIRRFVRASLEGEGMTVYDAPTGKQGLIEAATRKPDLVIVDLGLPDTDGLDVIRELRGWSELPIIVLSARTQESEKVAALDAGADDYLTKPFGVSELFARIRAHLRRRNQGGPAETPQVQFGGVTVDLALRQVSRDGEPVHLTPLEYRLLATLVRHAGRVLTHRQLLRDVWGPSHVESHHYLRIYMAHLRQKLERDPAQPEHIVTETGVGYRLVGVA, from the coding sequence ATGAGCGACCTGAGCATTACCGTCGTACTGATCGAAGACGAACAACAGATTCGCCGCTTCGTGCGGGCGTCACTGGAAGGCGAGGGGATGACCGTGTACGACGCGCCGACGGGCAAACAGGGACTAATCGAAGCGGCCACACGCAAGCCCGATCTCGTGATCGTCGATCTGGGCTTGCCCGACACCGATGGCCTCGACGTGATCCGCGAACTGCGCGGCTGGAGCGAGTTGCCCATCATCGTGCTGTCGGCGCGCACGCAGGAGAGCGAGAAGGTCGCGGCGCTCGATGCCGGCGCCGACGACTATCTGACCAAGCCGTTTGGCGTGTCCGAGTTATTTGCGCGGATCCGCGCGCATCTACGCCGGCGCAACCAGGGTGGTCCGGCCGAGACGCCGCAGGTGCAGTTCGGCGGCGTGACCGTCGATCTGGCCTTGCGGCAGGTCTCGCGCGACGGCGAGCCCGTGCATCTGACGCCGCTCGAATACCGGCTGCTCGCGACGCTCGTGCGTCATGCGGGGCGCGTGCTCACGCATCGCCAGTTGCTGCGCGACGTGTGGGGCCCGTCGCACGTCGAAAGCCATCACTATCTGCGCATCTACATGGCGCATTTGCGGCAGAAACTGGAACGCGATCCGGCGCAGCCCGAGCATATCGTCACGGAGACGGGCGTCGGATATCGGCTGGTTGGCGTCGCGTGA